Genomic window (Achromobacter sp. B7):
CTACAGAAGGTCTATCGCGATTTCGGCTTTACCGAAGTGCTGTACAAGGTCGCCACGCGTCCTGAAAAGCGCATCGGCTCTGACGAAGTCTGGGATACGGCCGAGCAGGCGTTGACGGAAAGCCTGCGCCGCACGGGTTGCGAATTCGAGATTTCCCCGGGGGAAGGCGCGTTTTACGGTCCCAAGGTGGAATACACCCTGAAAGACGCCATCGGGCGCCACTGGCAATGCGGTACCATTCAGGTCGACTTCTCCATGCCCGTGCGCCTTGGCGCCGAGTATGTCGACCAAAACGACCAGCGTCGTCCGCCGGTCATGCTGCACCGTGCCATCCTGGGTTCGCTCGAGCGTTTCATCGGCATGCTGATCGAAAACCATGCCGGCGCGATGCCGCCCTGGCTGGCCCCGGTGCAAGCCGTTGTATGCTGCATTTCTGAACCTTCGGCCGATTATGCGGCTGAAATAACACAAAGCCTGAAAAAACAAGGCTTTAGAGTAGAGTCCGATTTGCGTGGTGAAAAAATCACTCGTAAAATCCGGGAGCACAGCCTGCAAAAGGTGCCGTACATTCTTGTCGTCGGCGACAAGGAAAAACAAAACGGCACCGTAGCCGTCCGCGGTCTGGGTGGATTGGACCTTGGCGCCATCGCATACGACGAATTCGTCGCGCGATTGTCCGAGGATGTTTCTGCCCGTCGCGACGTCAATCAACCTGATAGCAGTGCTGCTTAACATTTCTAGGAGCTTTCAACATCGCCACTGAAAAAGCCAATCGCATCAACGGTGAAATCCGCGTCCCCGAGGTGCGCCTGATAGGTCTGGACGGAGAACAGCTGGGCATCGTCAAGATCGCCGACGCGTTCCGTCTTTCCGAGCAAAGCGACGTGGATCTGGTGGAAATCGCGCCGAACGCCGAGCCGCCGGTCTGCCGTTTGATGGACTACGGTAAGTTCAAGTACCAAGAGCAGAAGCGCCAAGCTGAAGCTCGTTCCAAGCAGAAGGTCATCCAGGTCAAGGAAGTCAAATTCCGTCCGGCCACCGACGAGGGCGACTACCAAGTCAAGCTGCGCAACCTGCGCCGCTTCCTCGAAGAGGGCGACAAGGCCAAGGTGACCCTGCGCTTCCGTGGCCGCGAAATGGCTCACCAGGAACTGGGTATGCGTGTGCTTGAACGTGTGCGTGACGATCTGCTGGAACTTGCCCAGGTCGAAGCCATGCCGAAGCTCGAAGGCCGTCAGATGGTCATGGTGCTGGCGCCCAAGAAGAAGGCCGTGCCCGCTGCGGGCAAGCCTGAATCTGCCGCGTAAGTTCCAGCCATAGCCTTTGCAAGAAGGCTTGGCCGCTTCCCATCCGACCCGCCGTCCGTCACGTGACCGGCGGGTTCGCTTATTGGGCGGCTCTGCGCTACGATGTCATAAAGCCGCCTTCCCGCCAGGGAAGGCGGCGTACGTTCAGGGTGTCGCGATGCATGTTTTGTTCGTTTTGGATCCCTTGCCGCTTCTCAAGGCGTACAAGGACAGTTCGGTTGCCATGATGCGTGCCCTCGTGGCGCGCGGCCACACGCTTAGCGTGGCCATGCAGGGCGATCTCTACATCGAGGCCGGCACGGTCAAGGCCGTTACCACGCCGATCGCGCTGGTCGCGGATGCCGACTTGCACGGCCACGACTGGTGGACCGAGTCCCCCGCACAAGATCTGCCGCTGGCCGATTTTGGCGCCGTCGTGATGCGCAAAGACCCTCCTTTCGACATGGAATACGTGTATTCGACGCATCTGCTCGAATACGCCGAAGCGCAGGGCGCCCGCGTGTTCAACAGCGGCGCGGCCATTCGCAACCATCCCGAAAAGCTGGCCATCACCGAAATCAGCGAGTTCACCGCCCCGACGCTGGTGACGCGCAACATGGCTCGCCTGAAGGCGTTTCATGATACGCACCACGACGTGATCGTCAAACCGCTTGACGGCATGGGTGGCACGGGCGTGTTCCGCCTGCAACCCAAAGACCCCAACCTGAACGCCATCCTGGAAACGCTGACCGACAACGGCGCGCGCACCATCATGGCTCAGCGCTACATCCCTGACATCGTCAAGGGTGACAAGCGCATCCTGCTCATCGGCGGTGAGCCGGTGCCGTATTCGCTGGCGCGCATTCCGCTGGCCGGTGAAACGCGCGGCAACCTGGCCGCCGGCGGCCGTGGCGTGGCGCAGGAATTGTCGCCGCGCGATCGCGAAATCGCCGAAGCCGTCGCCCCCAAGCTTGCCGCTCGCGGCCTGCTGCTGGTCGGCTTGGACGTCATTGGCGATTACGTCACCGAAGTCAACGTCACCAGCCCCACCTGTTTCGTCGAGATTGCCGAACAGACTGGCTTCGATGTCGCGGGCATGTTCGTCCAGGCGCTTGAAAAAGCCGTGGCGAATACTGCCCCGGCAGCCTGATCTTTCTGGAATCCGTCATGACCACGGGTATTGTTATCGTCGTGCACGCGCCTTTGGGCGCGGCGATGCGCGAATGCGCCAGCCACGTCATGGGCGACCTTGACGGCATGCTGGCCATTCACGACATCCTGCCCGAGGACCGGCCCGATGAGCAGGCACCGGCCGTCCTGAAAGATATTCTTGAACAGGATCACGGCGCCGGTGTGCTGGTGCTGACGGACCTGATCGGCGCCACCCCCGCCAATATCTCCAAGCGCGCCGTGGCCGATGCCCAGGCGCAGGGCATTCAGTGCTGTGTCCTGGCCGGCCTGAATACCCCCATGCTGCTGCGCGCCTTGACCTATCGCAATCTACCGCTTGCCGATACGCGCGAAAAGGCCTTGGCCGGCGGCGTGCAGGGTGTCTTGCGTGTAGACTGACGGGCAGGAATTTGCCCTATTATGTCGGCTGGTATTTCCGGTCGAAATGCGGTTGACGGTTTGCCTCTTTGCTGCGATCAACACTGCGGCGTTAATCCGCGGTCATAATATTTCCTATGCCTACTAAAGACATCGTCATCAGCAATAAATTGGGTTTGCATGCGCGGGCCGCCGCCAAGCTGACGCAACTGGCCAGCAAGTTCTCCAGCGAGATCTTCATCTCGCGTGGCGCGCAACGCGTGAACGCCAAAAGCATCATGGGCGTCATGATGCTGGCGGCCGGGCTTGGCGTGACGGTCAAACTGGAGGCTTCCGGCAATGACGCCGATCAAGCCCTTTCCGAAATCGAAACTCTGTTCGACAGCAAATTCGGTGAGCAGGAATAGAACACCCCCTGAATCCGCCGGCCCTGGCGTTGCCGAGGCCGGCCCGTCTACGACCCTGAACATCGCCCACGACGGGGCTGGCCGCGCCAGCCCCGTCGTTTGTCTTTATGGCAAAGGCGTTGCCAAGGGATATGCCATCGGCCGCGCGGTCGTCATGGGCGCCGCGGCGCTGGAAGTGGCGCACTACCGGATATCACCCGAAGATGTGCCCGCCGAAAGCAGCCGCCTGACCGAGGCCCTGGCATCGGCGCAACAAGAGCTTCGGCTATTGGCCGACACCTTGCCCGCCGACGCGCCGCGCGAGCTGGGCGCCATGCTCAACGTGCACAGCCTGCTCTTGGGTGACCCCTTGCTGGCCGAGCAAACGCTGGGCCTGATCGCCGAACGTCACTACAACGCCGAGTGGGCGCTGACCACGCAAGGCCAGATGCTGGGCCAGCAGTTCGACGCCATGGAAGACGAGTACCTGCGCGAGCGTGGGGCCGACGTACGCCAGGTCATCGAGCGCGTGCTGCATGTGCTTGCCGGCACGTCCGCCATCCTGCCCGACATGTCCCACATGGGCGGCGACGATGCGCTGGTGGTCGTGGCTCACGACATTTCTCCGGCGGACATGCTGCGCTTGCGCGGCGGCCGCTTCGCCGCTTTCGTGACCGATCTGGGCGGCCCCACGTCCCATACCGCCATCGTGGCGCGCAGCATGGGCGTGCCGGCCGTGGTTGCCATGGGCAACGTACGCGAGCTGGTACGCGATGGCGACATGCTCATCATCGACGGCGCGGCCGGCGCGGTGGTGGTCAATCCGTCTGACCGCATTCTTCAGGAATACCGCCGCCGCCAGGCCGTGTACGCCGATGAACGCGCAGAGCTGGGCCTATTGCGCGACGAGCCTTCCGTGACGCTGGATGGCATCGACATCGTCCTGCACGCCAATATCGAACTGCCGGAAGAGGCCGCGCTGGCGCTGGCGTCCGGCGCGCACGGCATCGGCCTGTTCCGCAGCGAATTCCTGTTCATGGGCCGGCCGGACCTGCCCGGCGAAGAAGAGCAATACGAAGCCTATTCATCAGTGGTCAAGGTCATGGCCGGCAGGCCCGTCACGATCCGCACGCTGGACATCGGGTCGGACAAGACGCTGGACGGCGAAGCCACCGTGGCTACCAATCCCGCGCTGGGCCAGCGCGCAATCCGCTACTGCCTGGCGCGTCCGGAAATGTTCGCCACGCAGCTGCGCGCCATCTTGCGGGCATCGGCGCACGGCCCGGTTCGGTTGCTGATCCCCATGATTGCGCACATGCACGAAGTGGTGGCCACCAAGGCTGCCATCGAGGCGGCGCGCCGCGAGCTTGATGCGCGTGGGCAGGCGTATGCGCCGCACATGGAAGTGGGTGCAATGGTGGAAGTGCCCGCCATCGCAATCGCCATCGAGCCCTTCGCGCAGGCGCTGGATTTCCTGTCTATCGGCACCAACGACCTGATCCAGTACACGTTGGCCATTGACCGTGGCGACCATGATGTTGCCGCGCTGTACGACCCGCTGCATCCCGCCGTGCTGCGCCTGGTGGCCAACACCATCAACGCGGGCGAGCGCGCCGGCAAGCCGGTAGCGGTGTGCGGCGAAATGGCGGGCGATTCACGCATGACACGCCTGTTGCTGGGCCTGGGCCTGACGGAATTTTCCATGCACCCGCAGCAGTTGCTGGACGTCAAGCGCGAGGTGCGGCGCGCGCATTCGAACGCCTTGCGGATCAAAGTGGCCACCGCGCTCAACCGTGCCTTGCCTGTCGACCTGGACGCGCTGGACCCGGCCTGAATCGGCCGGGCGGGCCGAATTTTCCGGTATTAGCCTGTATTGGCCTGTATTGGCCATTCCGAGCCTGCCAGACGTTGAGCGCCCCTGAACGGGGCGTTTTTCTTTGCCTTTGCATCCGGAGTCACCAATGAAAAACGGCGTCGGGGGGCAGCCCCCGACGCCGTTTCTGGCAAGCCCTGCGGCAGTCAAGCCGCAGGCTTGCAAACCGCTTTAGCTGTGATAAGCCGATTCGCCGTGGCTGGTGACGTCCAGACCTTCGCGTTCCTGATCTTCCGGCACACGCAGGCCGCACAGGGCGTTGGCGATCTTGTAGGCAATCCACGCCACCACACCGGACCAGACGATGGTCAGCAGCACGCCTTCCAGCTGCACCCACAGTTGGTGGGCGATCATGCCGGGTTCGGCCAGACCGGGGCCACCGAGGACCTGCGCATTGAACACGCCGGTCAGCAAGGCGCCGACGATACCGCCCACACCGTGCACGCCGAACACATCCAGCGCGTCATCGGCACGCAGCAAACGCTTCAGGCCATTCACACCCCAGACGCAGACGATGCCGGCGATCACGCCGATGATCAGTGCGCCCACCGGGCCGACCAGGCCGGCTGCCGGCGTGATGCCCACCAGACCCGCGATCGCGCCGGACGCAGCGCCCAGCATCGACGGCTTGCCCTTGACGGCCCATTCCGTGAACAACCAGGCCAGGACGGCACCGGCAGTTGCGATCATCGTGTTGAAGAAGGCCAGCGTGGCGTTCTCGTTGGCGGCCAGCGCCGAACCCGCGTTAAAGCCGAACCAGCCCACCCACAGCAGGGCGGCGCCCACGAAGGTCATCGGCAGGTTGTGCGGTTGCATCGCTTCGCGGCCGTAGCCCACGCGCTTACCCACCACATAAGCACCCACCAGGCCGGCCACACCGGCGTTGATGTGCACCACCGTGCCGCCGGCAAAGTCCAGTGCGCCCTTGGCGTTCAGCAGGCCAGGCGCCGTTTCGGACGCGAACCACACCATGTGGGCGATCGGCACGTAGGCAAACGTGAACCAGATCACCGTGAACACCAGCACGGCCGAAAAGCGGGCGCGCTCGGCAAAGCTGCCCACGATCAGCGCGCAAGTGATGCCGGCGAACGTGGCCTGGAACGAGGCGAACAGCAGCTCGGTCAGGGTGTTCGACATGGCGTACTTGCCGTCAGCCGGTGTGAACATGCCAGAGAAGAAGGCGCGCGACAGGCCGCCGAAGAATGCATTGCCTTCGGTGAAGGCGAGCGAATAACCGTAGATGAACCAGAGAACCAGGCCCAACACGAACGTGCACAACACTTGCAGCAACACAGACAGCACGTTCTTGCTGCGTACCAGGCCGCCATAGAACATCGCCAGACCGGGTACGGCCATCATCAATACGAGCAGGGTAGAGACGAGCAACCAGGAGATATCTGCTTTATCCATTTTCAGGCTCCAATGAGTCTTTCTTTATTTATTTACAGCGCAGCTTCGCCAGCTTCACCTGTGCGGATACGGATCACCTGTTCCAGCGGGGCGGCAAAGATCTTGCCGTCACCGATCTTGCCGGTACGAGCGGCTTGCTCGATCGCCTCGATGACCTGGTCCACAAGGTGATCGGGCACGGCGGCTTCGACACGCAGCTTGGGCAGAAAGTCCACGGCGTATTCCGCGCCGCGATACAGCTCGGTATGGCCCTTTTGACGGCCAAAACCCTTTACTTCGGTAACAGTCAGGCCCTGGACGCCGATCCCGGATAGAGCCACCCGCACTTCGTCGAGCTTGAAGGGCTTGATGATGGCGATGATGAGTTTCATGGCATTTCCTCTCATGGTTGCACGTTGGCTCCGACTATCAAGCAATATCCATGCCATGTTTCCTGGCGCGTGGAATGCGGGCTGCACGCGCGCATGTTGTGCCTGTACGCACCAATATGGGGCGTTATGCACCACGGAGCGGCCTCAATATGGTGCGTGATGCGCGCCATTGGGTGCATGCAACGAAATATGTTTCAAAAGCGGCATTTGTAGCCAGTTGATGCCGTGGCCGTTGCGGTTTGTATTGCCGTTTTCTTCGGTGCCCGCTTTGCCCGGTCGGTGTGAACCGGCCGCGAAGCGTTGCGGCGCAACGGTGACCCGGGTTTCAAGGCCGCCGTGTTCGGTATTCGGGCGGCTATTCAATTGGCCAAATGGAGGATTCCCTTGATACCAGGGATTACAGGCGTCGGCTTGTTGCCGGGGGACGGGTGAAGAAGAATCAAGACAGCTCCGGCTGAGGCAAGCGCCAAGCAGTAAGCAGCAAGCAACGTCAGGCGGCCAAATCGCAGTGGGCTGCCGTTGCTGGCACGACGCCGCTAGCGGCGCAATGCAAGCAGTCGTCGGATTTATATGCGCGATCGGCAAGCCAGATGGGTTGCCTGTAACGATGTTGGTAGGGGGTTGCCGCCATGGCAGCCCGGTTTTCTCCTGTGCTTTGATGGGCGGTCACCGCATGCGGCCCGCCCTTTTTTTTGGCACGCGCTGGCGAGGCGTGGCTGCGTCGGCTCGGCAAGGCACTACACTTGAGGCATCAAGAACCAGAGAGGCCGCTATGAATAATCGCACCCAGTGGATGGAAGACATCCAGAAAAATATTTCTGACCTGATTGCCCGCAGCCCGGCTGCGGATGTGGAGCGCAATGTGCGCGCCATGATGACGCAGGCGTTCTCGAAGCTGGACTTGGTCACGCGCGAAGAATTCGACGTACAAGCCGATTTGCTGGCGCGTACGCGCGCCCGCGTGGACCAGCTTGCCGCACAGGTACAACAGATGGAATCGCGCTTGTCCGCGCTGGACAAGTGATGTGCCGTCAGGGGCTAGCCGTTAGCAGCTAGCCGCTCGCCGTGAGTCGCTCACCGTGAGCCGCTCGGCAGTCCCCGTCACAAAGCAAAGCAGAACGACCGCACCGTGCGGTCGTTTTGCTTTGGGGAACAGGGAAGGGGGCGCACGCGCAAGCGATCTCGGAGAAGTGATCGGGGCCTGGCGATCGGGGGCAGGGGGGGCAGAGGAGGGGGAAACAGGAACGGGGAACAGGAACGGGGGGCAAGGAACAAGGGACATCATTGTCCCGCTCGGCCCATCGCGCCGGACGGAATTGCCGATACTGACGGTCTTGTATTCACGGAGACTGTCTTGACGCTTGCCGTACTTGCCAGCCGCGCGCTCAGTGGCATGCACGCGCACGCTGTTCGGGTCGAGACCCATTTGGGCCCCGGCCTGCCCAGCTTCAACGTCGTGGGGCTTGCGGACACCGAAGTGCGCGAAAGCCGTGAACGCGTGCGTGCCGCGATATTGAACAGCGGGTTTGATTTCCCGCCCGGCCGCATCACTGTCAATTTGTCGCCGGCCGACATCCCCAAGGAATCAGGTCGCTTTGATCTGCCTATCGCGTTAGGCCTGCTGCTGGCTTCCGGTCAGCTATCCGCGCCCGTTGCGGGCCAAGGGGAGGGGCAGCCAAGGGGGCCTGATCCCTCTTTGGTTGATCTGGTGTTCGCCGGCGAACTATCCCTGACCGGCGCGCTGGTGCCCGTTGCCGCACCCTTGGTTATTGCCTTGAGCGTGGCGCGGGATGCACCCGGCGCCACGCTGATACTGCCGGCGGGCAGCGCTGAAGAGGCCGCATGGGTGCCGGACCTGCGCGTTTTGTCCGCGCGCAGCCTGGCCGATGTCGCTGCGCATGCGGCCGGCTCGCATCGCCTTGCCGATGCCGTCCCCAAGGCATGGCCACAGGCGCCACCCGGGCCGTGCCTGTCGGATGTCCGGGGGCAGGCGGGTGCAAGGCGGGCGCTGGAAGTGGCGGCGGCGGGCGGCCATAGCCTGCTGATGGTGGGTCCGCCGGGCGCCGGCAAAAGCATGCTGGCGTCGCGTTTGCCGGGCTTGCTGCCGCCGCTGGATCGATCTCAGGCGTTGGAAGCGGCCGCCGTCTCCGCCTTGGCGGGCTTGCCGCAAACGTTGATGGGCCAGCCGCCGTTTCGCGCACCACACCATTCCGCCTCGGTCGCCGCCTTGGTGGGCGGGGGCAGCCGGCCCCGCCCCGGCGAGATCAGCCTGGCGCACAATGGCGTGCTGTTCCTGGACGAACTGCCCGAGTACAGTCGGCGCACGCTGGAAGCCTTGCGCGAGCCCTTGGAGGCGGGCAGGGTGGTTATCGCCCGGGCGTTACACGCGGCGCAATTTCCGGCGCGTTTTCAATTGATCGCGGCAATGAATCCCTGCCCGTGCGGATGGCGCGGGCACCCGGTGCGGGCCTGTGTATGCAAACCGGACCAGATTGCGCGCTATGTGGGCAAGATATCGGGGCCACTACTGGATCGGATCGACCTGCACGTGGCACTGCCACCCTCTGACCCCGAATCAATGGCGGGCCCGCCTGGCGAAGCCTCCG
Coding sequences:
- the infC gene encoding translation initiation factor IF-3 — its product is MATEKANRINGEIRVPEVRLIGLDGEQLGIVKIADAFRLSEQSDVDLVEIAPNAEPPVCRLMDYGKFKYQEQKRQAEARSKQKVIQVKEVKFRPATDEGDYQVKLRNLRRFLEEGDKAKVTLRFRGREMAHQELGMRVLERVRDDLLELAQVEAMPKLEGRQMVMVLAPKKKAVPAAGKPESAA
- the gshB gene encoding glutathione synthase; this encodes MHVLFVLDPLPLLKAYKDSSVAMMRALVARGHTLSVAMQGDLYIEAGTVKAVTTPIALVADADLHGHDWWTESPAQDLPLADFGAVVMRKDPPFDMEYVYSTHLLEYAEAQGARVFNSGAAIRNHPEKLAITEISEFTAPTLVTRNMARLKAFHDTHHDVIVKPLDGMGGTGVFRLQPKDPNLNAILETLTDNGARTIMAQRYIPDIVKGDKRILLIGGEPVPYSLARIPLAGETRGNLAAGGRGVAQELSPRDREIAEAVAPKLAARGLLLVGLDVIGDYVTEVNVTSPTCFVEIAEQTGFDVAGMFVQALEKAVANTAPAA
- a CDS encoding PTS sugar transporter subunit IIA; translation: MTTGIVIVVHAPLGAAMRECASHVMGDLDGMLAIHDILPEDRPDEQAPAVLKDILEQDHGAGVLVLTDLIGATPANISKRAVADAQAQGIQCCVLAGLNTPMLLRALTYRNLPLADTREKALAGGVQGVLRVD
- a CDS encoding HPr family phosphocarrier protein, producing the protein MPTKDIVISNKLGLHARAAAKLTQLASKFSSEIFISRGAQRVNAKSIMGVMMLAAGLGVTVKLEASGNDADQALSEIETLFDSKFGEQE
- the ptsP gene encoding phosphoenolpyruvate--protein phosphotransferase, yielding MGAAALEVAHYRISPEDVPAESSRLTEALASAQQELRLLADTLPADAPRELGAMLNVHSLLLGDPLLAEQTLGLIAERHYNAEWALTTQGQMLGQQFDAMEDEYLRERGADVRQVIERVLHVLAGTSAILPDMSHMGGDDALVVVAHDISPADMLRLRGGRFAAFVTDLGGPTSHTAIVARSMGVPAVVAMGNVRELVRDGDMLIIDGAAGAVVVNPSDRILQEYRRRQAVYADERAELGLLRDEPSVTLDGIDIVLHANIELPEEAALALASGAHGIGLFRSEFLFMGRPDLPGEEEQYEAYSSVVKVMAGRPVTIRTLDIGSDKTLDGEATVATNPALGQRAIRYCLARPEMFATQLRAILRASAHGPVRLLIPMIAHMHEVVATKAAIEAARRELDARGQAYAPHMEVGAMVEVPAIAIAIEPFAQALDFLSIGTNDLIQYTLAIDRGDHDVAALYDPLHPAVLRLVANTINAGERAGKPVAVCGEMAGDSRMTRLLLGLGLTEFSMHPQQLLDVKREVRRAHSNALRIKVATALNRALPVDLDALDPA
- the amt gene encoding ammonium transporter; translation: MDKADISWLLVSTLLVLMMAVPGLAMFYGGLVRSKNVLSVLLQVLCTFVLGLVLWFIYGYSLAFTEGNAFFGGLSRAFFSGMFTPADGKYAMSNTLTELLFASFQATFAGITCALIVGSFAERARFSAVLVFTVIWFTFAYVPIAHMVWFASETAPGLLNAKGALDFAGGTVVHINAGVAGLVGAYVVGKRVGYGREAMQPHNLPMTFVGAALLWVGWFGFNAGSALAANENATLAFFNTMIATAGAVLAWLFTEWAVKGKPSMLGAASGAIAGLVGITPAAGLVGPVGALIIGVIAGIVCVWGVNGLKRLLRADDALDVFGVHGVGGIVGALLTGVFNAQVLGGPGLAEPGMIAHQLWVQLEGVLLTIVWSGVVAWIAYKIANALCGLRVPEDQEREGLDVTSHGESAYHS
- a CDS encoding P-II family nitrogen regulator — its product is MKLIIAIIKPFKLDEVRVALSGIGVQGLTVTEVKGFGRQKGHTELYRGAEYAVDFLPKLRVEAAVPDHLVDQVIEAIEQAARTGKIGDGKIFAAPLEQVIRIRTGEAGEAAL
- a CDS encoding accessory factor UbiK family protein, whose translation is MNNRTQWMEDIQKNISDLIARSPAADVERNVRAMMTQAFSKLDLVTREEFDVQADLLARTRARVDQLAAQVQQMESRLSALDK
- a CDS encoding YifB family Mg chelatase-like AAA ATPase, whose amino-acid sequence is MTLAVLASRALSGMHAHAVRVETHLGPGLPSFNVVGLADTEVRESRERVRAAILNSGFDFPPGRITVNLSPADIPKESGRFDLPIALGLLLASGQLSAPVAGQGEGQPRGPDPSLVDLVFAGELSLTGALVPVAAPLVIALSVARDAPGATLILPAGSAEEAAWVPDLRVLSARSLADVAAHAAGSHRLADAVPKAWPQAPPGPCLSDVRGQAGARRALEVAAAGGHSLLMVGPPGAGKSMLASRLPGLLPPLDRSQALEAAAVSALAGLPQTLMGQPPFRAPHHSASVAALVGGGSRPRPGEISLAHNGVLFLDELPEYSRRTLEALREPLEAGRVVIARALHAAQFPARFQLIAAMNPCPCGWRGHPVRACVCKPDQIARYVGKISGPLLDRIDLHVALPPSDPESMAGPPGEASGHVLERVTRCRQRQHDRQGKLNAALSGAELDQHCVMQADAQALLFQAMRRLSGSGRALHRALRVARTIADLEGADALAASHVAQAVQYRRPGL